The following coding sequences lie in one Desmodus rotundus isolate HL8 chromosome 1, HLdesRot8A.1, whole genome shotgun sequence genomic window:
- the UAP1L1 gene encoding UDP-N-acetylhexosamine pyrophosphorylase-like protein 1 isoform X1, which translates to MVSEQDVRARLQRAGQEHLLRFCAELAPGPRAALLAELESLEPEALREHCQRAAAACASPPGPPPDLAKRLRPLPPERVGSVSRSDAERRRLWEEEGFRQIALNKVAVLLLAGGQGTRLGVTYPKGMYQVGLPSQKTLYQLQAERIRRVEQLAGERHGVRCTVPWYVMTSEFTLGPTAEFFKEHDFFRLDPDNVVLFEQRMLPVVTFDGKAILERKDKVAMAPDGNGGLYCALADHQVLEDMERRGVEFVHVYCVDNILARLADPAFVGFCVLQGADCGAKVVEKAYPEEPVGVVCQVDGVPQVVEYSEISPETASLRTPAGGLLYNAGNICNHFFTRSFLQVVTRKFEPLLKPHVAVKKVPYVDEEGNLVKPPKPNGIKMEKFVFDVFQFAENFVVFEVLRDEEFSPLKNADLADRDTPTTARRALLAQHYRWALKAGACFLGAHRAPLPELPGLPSSAEPPAVCEISPLVSYSGEGLEVYLQGRELQSPLILDENGIRTLGP; encoded by the exons ATGGTTTCGGAGCAGGACGTGCGCGCACGCCTGCAGCGCGCGGGCCAGGAGCATCTCCTGCGCTTCTGTGCGGAGCTGGCGCCTGGGCCGCGCGCCGCGCTGCTGGCGGAGCTGGAGTCGCTGGAGCCCGAGGCGCTGCGAGAGCACTGCCAGCGCGCGGCCGCGGCCTGTGCGAGTCCCCCGGGCCCGCCGCCCGACCTAGCCAAGCGCCTGCGTCCCCTACCCCCCGAGCGCGTGGGCAGCGTGAGCCGGAGCGACGCGGAGAGGCGGCGACTCTGGGAGGAGGAAG GTTTCCGCCAGATCGCCCTGAACAAGGTGGCCGTCCTGCTGCTGGCGGGTgggcagggcacacgcctgggtgtGACCTACCCCAAGGGCATGTATCAGGTGGGGCTGCCCAGCCAGAAGACTCTGTATCAGCTGCAGGCAGAGAGGATTCGGCGGGTGGAGCAGCTGGCCGGTGAGCGCCACGGAGTCCGCTGCACAGTGCCCTG GTACGTCATGACGAGTGAGTTCACTCTGGGGCCCACGGCTGAGTTCTTCAAGGAGCACGACTTCTTTCGCCTGGACCCCGACAACGTGGTCCTGTTTGAGCAGCGCATGCTGCCTGTTGTGACCTTCGACGGGAAGGCCATCTTGGAGCGGAAAGACAAGGTTGCCATGGCCCCAG ACGGCAACGGGGGCCTGTACTGCGCGCTGGCGGACCACCAGGTTCTAGAGGACATGGAGCGCCGGGGAGTAGAGTTTgtgcacgtgtactgtgtggacaACATCCTGGCGCGGCTGGCAGACCCCGCCTTCGTGGGCTTCTGTGTGCTGCAAGGCGCTGACTGCGGTGCCAAG GTGGTGGAAAAGGCTTACCCCGAGGAGCCTGTGGGCGTGGTGTGCCAGGTGGACGGCGTCCCCCAGGTGGTGGAGTACAGCGAGATCAGCCCCGAGACCGCCAGCCTGCGAACGCCCGCCGGGGGCCTGCTCTACAACGCAGGGAACATCTGCAACCACTTCTTCACGCGAAGCTTCCTGCAGGTGGTCACCAG GAAGTTTGAGCCCTTGCTGAAGCCACATGTGGCCGTGAAGAAGGTCCCGTACGTGGACGAGGAGGGGAATCTGGTGAAGCCGCCGAAACCAAATGGGATAAAGATGGAGAAGTTCGTCTTTGATGTGTTCCAGTTCGCTGA GAACTTTGTGGTCTTCGAGGTGCTGCGGGACGAGGAGTTCTCCCCTCTGAAGAATGCCGACTTGGCCGACAGGGACACCCCCACCACGGCCCGGCGGGCGCTGCTCGCCCAGCACTACCGCTGGGCCCTGAAGGCCGGAGCCTGCTTCCTGGGTGCACACAGGGCCCcgctccctgagcttcctgg CCTGCCCAGCAGTGCAGAGCCTCCAGCCGTCTGTGAGATCTCGCCGTTGGTGTCCTACTCTGGAGAG GGTCTGGAGGTGTACCTGCAAGGCCGAGAGCTCCAGTCCCCACTCATCCTGGACGAGAACGGGATCAGGACATTGGGTCCCTGA
- the UAP1L1 gene encoding UDP-N-acetylhexosamine pyrophosphorylase-like protein 1 isoform X2, which produces MVSEQDVRARLQRAGQEHLLRFCAELAPGPRAALLAELESLEPEALREHCQRAAAACASPPGPPPDLAKRLRPLPPERVGSVSRSDAERRRLWEEEGFRQIALNKVAVLLLAGGQGTRLGVTYPKGMYQVGLPSQKTLYQLQAERIRRVEQLAGERHGVRCTVPWYVMTSEFTLGPTAEFFKEHDFFRLDPDNVVLFEQRMLPVVTFDGKAILERKDKVAMAPDGNGGLYCALADHQVLEDMERRGVEFVHVYCVDNILARLADPAFVGFCVLQGADCGAKVVEKAYPEEPVGVVCQVDGVPQVVEYSEISPETASLRTPAGGLLYNAGNICNHFFTRSFLQVVTRKFEPLLKPHVAVKKVPYVDEEGNLVKPPKPNGIKMEKFVFDVFQFAENFVVFEVLRDEEFSPLKNADLADRDTPTTARRALLAQHYRWALKAGACFLGAHRAPLPELPGLPSSAEPPAVCEISPLVSYSGERDCSFSTWQLTQYLG; this is translated from the exons ATGGTTTCGGAGCAGGACGTGCGCGCACGCCTGCAGCGCGCGGGCCAGGAGCATCTCCTGCGCTTCTGTGCGGAGCTGGCGCCTGGGCCGCGCGCCGCGCTGCTGGCGGAGCTGGAGTCGCTGGAGCCCGAGGCGCTGCGAGAGCACTGCCAGCGCGCGGCCGCGGCCTGTGCGAGTCCCCCGGGCCCGCCGCCCGACCTAGCCAAGCGCCTGCGTCCCCTACCCCCCGAGCGCGTGGGCAGCGTGAGCCGGAGCGACGCGGAGAGGCGGCGACTCTGGGAGGAGGAAG GTTTCCGCCAGATCGCCCTGAACAAGGTGGCCGTCCTGCTGCTGGCGGGTgggcagggcacacgcctgggtgtGACCTACCCCAAGGGCATGTATCAGGTGGGGCTGCCCAGCCAGAAGACTCTGTATCAGCTGCAGGCAGAGAGGATTCGGCGGGTGGAGCAGCTGGCCGGTGAGCGCCACGGAGTCCGCTGCACAGTGCCCTG GTACGTCATGACGAGTGAGTTCACTCTGGGGCCCACGGCTGAGTTCTTCAAGGAGCACGACTTCTTTCGCCTGGACCCCGACAACGTGGTCCTGTTTGAGCAGCGCATGCTGCCTGTTGTGACCTTCGACGGGAAGGCCATCTTGGAGCGGAAAGACAAGGTTGCCATGGCCCCAG ACGGCAACGGGGGCCTGTACTGCGCGCTGGCGGACCACCAGGTTCTAGAGGACATGGAGCGCCGGGGAGTAGAGTTTgtgcacgtgtactgtgtggacaACATCCTGGCGCGGCTGGCAGACCCCGCCTTCGTGGGCTTCTGTGTGCTGCAAGGCGCTGACTGCGGTGCCAAG GTGGTGGAAAAGGCTTACCCCGAGGAGCCTGTGGGCGTGGTGTGCCAGGTGGACGGCGTCCCCCAGGTGGTGGAGTACAGCGAGATCAGCCCCGAGACCGCCAGCCTGCGAACGCCCGCCGGGGGCCTGCTCTACAACGCAGGGAACATCTGCAACCACTTCTTCACGCGAAGCTTCCTGCAGGTGGTCACCAG GAAGTTTGAGCCCTTGCTGAAGCCACATGTGGCCGTGAAGAAGGTCCCGTACGTGGACGAGGAGGGGAATCTGGTGAAGCCGCCGAAACCAAATGGGATAAAGATGGAGAAGTTCGTCTTTGATGTGTTCCAGTTCGCTGA GAACTTTGTGGTCTTCGAGGTGCTGCGGGACGAGGAGTTCTCCCCTCTGAAGAATGCCGACTTGGCCGACAGGGACACCCCCACCACGGCCCGGCGGGCGCTGCTCGCCCAGCACTACCGCTGGGCCCTGAAGGCCGGAGCCTGCTTCCTGGGTGCACACAGGGCCCcgctccctgagcttcctgg CCTGCCCAGCAGTGCAGAGCCTCCAGCCGTCTGTGAGATCTCGCCGTTGGTGTCCTACTCTGGAGAG AGGGACTGTTCCTTCTCTACCTGGCAGCTGACCCAGTACCTGGGATGA